From a region of the Rhodococcus sp. 4CII genome:
- a CDS encoding RNA polymerase sigma factor yields MTLRPFEDVVAEHGPTVQRVCRAVVGPVDAEDAWSETFIAAMRAYPDLHPDSNIEAWLVTIAHRKALDHIRARDRRPVPTEELPEQTTDGGLPGSDDPELWKAVGALPVKQRAAVAYHYLAGLPYSEIAVILGNSPAASRRAAADGVAALRKNLSISVSGDIT; encoded by the coding sequence ATGACCCTGCGGCCGTTCGAAGACGTCGTGGCCGAGCACGGCCCGACGGTCCAGCGGGTCTGCCGGGCAGTGGTCGGTCCGGTGGACGCCGAGGACGCGTGGTCGGAGACGTTCATCGCCGCGATGCGGGCGTACCCCGACCTGCATCCGGACAGCAACATCGAGGCGTGGCTGGTGACGATCGCGCACCGGAAAGCGCTCGACCACATCCGCGCGCGCGACCGGCGGCCCGTCCCCACCGAGGAACTGCCCGAGCAGACCACCGACGGCGGACTTCCCGGCTCCGACGACCCGGAGTTGTGGAAGGCGGTCGGCGCCCTGCCGGTGAAGCAGCGGGCGGCCGTGGCGTACCACTACCTGGCCGGACTGCCGTACAGCGAGATCGCGGTGATCCTGGGCAACTCCCCGGCCGCGTCGCGGCGGGCGGCCGCGGACGGCGTTGCGGCGCTACGCAAGA
- a CDS encoding methylated-DNA--[protein]-cysteine S-methyltransferase, translated as MNADRAAHTVIDSPIGPLTLVSVDGVLSGIYMAEHRHQPDPATFGARDPAGFDEATAQLAEYFGGRRTEFTVPLAARGTPFQQRVWDALRTIPYGETWTYGQLADSLGTPTAVRAVAAANGRNPISIIVPCHRVIGSNGSLTGYAGGLDRKRFLLDREAERAGLRLSS; from the coding sequence GTGAATGCCGACCGCGCAGCACACACTGTCATCGATTCGCCGATCGGCCCCTTGACGCTGGTGAGCGTCGACGGGGTGCTGAGTGGCATCTACATGGCCGAACACCGGCACCAGCCCGATCCCGCGACGTTCGGGGCGCGCGACCCCGCGGGATTCGACGAGGCCACCGCCCAGCTCGCCGAATACTTCGGCGGTCGACGCACCGAGTTCACCGTTCCCCTGGCCGCACGGGGCACCCCGTTCCAGCAACGAGTGTGGGACGCGCTCCGCACCATCCCCTACGGCGAGACATGGACGTACGGTCAGCTGGCCGACTCACTCGGCACCCCCACCGCGGTCCGTGCGGTGGCCGCCGCGAACGGCAGAAATCCGATCAGCATCATCGTGCCGTGTCACCGCGTCATCGGGAGCAACGGCAGCCTGACCGGGTACGCGGGTGGGCTCGACCGCAAACGGTTCCTGCTCGACCGTGAGGCGGAACGGGCCGGGCTCCGGCTGAGCTCATGA
- a CDS encoding ribulose 1,5-bisphosphate carboxylase large subunit, translating to MALVQLGPRDLVRTVTGIARWSVDTADLLVSLPGRIGLLLDRVEVLIARIEVISDGAEIAVARATAVSDSAATVVATAAGTSASAQTLLDLYEPLAKKAAPLAQRFVDDLTEEELHAAIGLVNHLPELTMRMEGLLPILATLDTVSPEIHQLLEEVQGVRQAIQGVPGFKFFRKRGEAQEDED from the coding sequence ATGGCTCTCGTACAACTCGGTCCCCGCGACCTGGTGCGCACCGTCACCGGGATCGCCCGGTGGTCAGTGGACACCGCTGACCTTCTCGTCTCACTCCCCGGCCGTATCGGCCTCCTGCTCGACCGGGTCGAGGTGCTGATCGCACGCATCGAGGTGATCAGCGACGGAGCGGAGATCGCGGTCGCGAGGGCCACCGCCGTGTCGGACTCCGCGGCCACCGTGGTTGCGACCGCCGCGGGCACGTCCGCGTCCGCACAGACCCTGCTCGACCTCTACGAACCGCTCGCGAAGAAGGCCGCCCCGTTGGCGCAGCGGTTCGTCGACGACCTCACCGAGGAGGAACTCCACGCGGCGATCGGGTTGGTGAACCACCTCCCCGAGCTGACCATGCGCATGGAGGGGCTCCTGCCGATCCTGGCGACTCTCGACACCGTCTCCCCCGAGATCCACCAGCTCCTCGAGGAGGTTCAGGGGGTACGCCAGGCGATCCAGGGCGTTCCGGGTTTCAAGTTCTTCCGCAAACGCGGCGAGGCCCAGGAGGACGAGGACTAG
- a CDS encoding SDR family oxidoreductase: protein MSRTALITGASRGIGLGIATRLAEQGYGLTITARDRERLDSVAADLRAAGAKDVVVAAGDLADEESAGRVVEAHADAFGSLNALVLNAGVGTAGAIGEFPLRRFDKSLGVNLRAPFSLLQQSLPLLRAGAAENPGRGAKVIALASITGVYAEAGLAVYGATKAALISLTETLNVEESGNGISATALAPAYVDTDMSAWIHETIPPEAMIEVNDIVELVDALLRLSSRAVVPKLVVGRAGTDGYRA from the coding sequence GTGAGCCGCACCGCACTGATCACCGGAGCCTCACGCGGCATCGGGCTCGGCATCGCCACCCGCCTCGCCGAACAGGGGTACGGGCTGACGATCACCGCACGCGACCGTGAACGGCTCGACTCGGTGGCCGCCGACCTGCGGGCCGCCGGCGCGAAAGACGTGGTCGTCGCCGCGGGCGATCTCGCCGACGAGGAGTCCGCCGGGCGGGTCGTCGAGGCGCACGCCGACGCGTTCGGTTCGCTGAACGCACTGGTGCTCAACGCCGGTGTCGGAACCGCCGGCGCCATCGGCGAATTTCCGTTGCGCCGATTCGACAAGAGCCTGGGAGTCAATCTGCGGGCGCCGTTCAGCCTGCTGCAGCAGTCGCTGCCGCTGCTCCGGGCCGGTGCGGCGGAGAACCCGGGACGCGGGGCCAAGGTCATCGCGCTGGCATCGATCACCGGCGTCTATGCGGAAGCCGGACTCGCCGTCTACGGCGCGACCAAGGCCGCGCTGATCTCCCTCACCGAGACGCTGAACGTGGAGGAGTCGGGCAACGGAATCTCCGCGACCGCGCTCGCCCCCGCGTACGTCGACACCGACATGTCCGCGTGGATCCACGAGACCATCCCGCCCGAGGCGATGATCGAGGTCAACGACATCGTCGAACTCGTCGACGCGCTGCTGCGGCTGTCGTCGCGGGCGGTGGTCCCGAAGCTCGTGGTGGGGCGCGCCGGCACGGACGGGTACCGCGCCTAG
- a CDS encoding phosphotransferase family protein, translated as MSEHRGLDLVALQKFLSDSNVPVEGELRADLIAGGKSNLTYAIFDDSSRWVLRRPPTAGLTPSAHDVAREFRITSALQGTDVPVAATVALCEDDSVMGAPFTVVEHVTGQVIRTKSDLEALSDDDVESCTDELVRVLGALHNVDYAAVGLGELGRPDGYVSRQVKLWASQWSRVKTEDSGDVDRLHAALVESIPAQSESSIVHGDYRIDNTILASGDVSTVAAVVDWELSTLGDPLTDVALMCVYRHPALDLVLGEPAAWTSPRLPSADDLAQRYSVASGRELGNWDFYLALANFKLAVIAEGINHRYRVGATVGDGFDKAGAAVPEFITAGLRALKGHTA; from the coding sequence ATGAGCGAACATCGCGGGCTCGATCTCGTTGCACTGCAGAAGTTCCTGTCGGACTCGAACGTTCCCGTCGAGGGTGAGTTGCGGGCCGACCTGATCGCGGGAGGAAAGTCCAACCTCACCTACGCGATCTTCGATGACTCCTCGCGGTGGGTGCTGCGAAGGCCGCCCACCGCGGGGCTCACACCCTCGGCGCACGACGTGGCCCGCGAGTTCCGCATCACCTCGGCACTGCAGGGCACCGACGTCCCGGTCGCCGCGACCGTCGCGCTGTGCGAGGACGACAGCGTGATGGGCGCGCCGTTCACCGTGGTGGAACACGTGACCGGCCAGGTGATCCGCACCAAGTCGGATCTCGAGGCGCTGTCCGACGACGACGTCGAGTCGTGCACCGACGAACTGGTGCGCGTGCTCGGCGCGTTGCACAACGTCGACTATGCAGCCGTCGGACTGGGTGAACTCGGCCGCCCGGACGGGTACGTGTCCCGGCAGGTCAAGCTGTGGGCGAGCCAGTGGAGCCGGGTGAAGACGGAGGACTCCGGCGACGTCGACCGCCTGCACGCCGCCCTGGTCGAATCGATTCCGGCGCAGTCGGAGTCGTCGATCGTGCACGGCGACTACCGCATCGACAACACCATCCTCGCGTCCGGTGACGTGAGCACGGTTGCGGCGGTGGTGGACTGGGAACTGTCGACGCTGGGTGACCCGCTCACCGACGTCGCGCTGATGTGCGTCTATCGGCACCCCGCGCTCGACCTCGTGCTCGGAGAGCCCGCTGCCTGGACGAGCCCGCGGCTGCCGTCGGCCGACGACCTCGCGCAGCGGTACAGCGTGGCATCGGGCCGCGAACTCGGCAACTGGGACTTCTACCTGGCGCTCGCGAACTTCAAGCTCGCCGTGATCGCCGAGGGCATCAACCACCGCTACCGGGTCGGCGCCACCGTCGGGGACGGCTTCGACAAGGCAGGCGCCGCGGTACCCGAATTCATCACGGCGGGCCTGCGCGCCCTGAAAGGACATACCGCGTGA
- a CDS encoding acyl-CoA dehydrogenase family protein — protein sequence MAIDLSYAPEVTALVEKTETFIRDVVLPVEDEHGGDITAAGGDALRVELQKAAKDAGVFAPHAPVEYGGHGLNMTDRAPVFEAAGYSLFGPTALNIAAPDEGNVHLLAHIASAEQKGRFLAPLAQGDVRSAFAMTEPSPGAGSDPSALTTRAEKVPGGWKINGHKYFITGADGAGFFIIFARTSGVPGDRGGATMFLTPADAEGLTVGRHIDTLDRAMIGGHCEVFFEDLFVPDSGVLGEVDQGFAYAQVRLGPARMTHVMRWLGAARRGHDVAVAHVAKREGFGGKLGDLGMVQKMIADNEIDIAATRALLTRACWELDQGGHASNSTSIAKTYAAEAIFRIVDNAVQMCGGLGVSGDLPLARLSREVRPFRVYDGPSEVHRWAIAKRVVGAAKKAAREAGE from the coding sequence GTGGCGATCGATCTGTCCTATGCACCCGAGGTGACCGCCCTCGTCGAGAAGACCGAGACGTTCATCCGCGATGTCGTGTTGCCCGTCGAGGACGAGCACGGCGGCGACATCACGGCCGCCGGTGGCGACGCCCTGCGTGTGGAGTTGCAGAAGGCGGCGAAGGACGCGGGCGTCTTCGCGCCGCATGCGCCCGTCGAGTACGGCGGACACGGGTTGAACATGACCGACCGCGCCCCCGTCTTCGAGGCGGCGGGCTACTCGCTCTTCGGCCCGACCGCGCTGAACATCGCGGCACCCGACGAGGGCAACGTCCACCTGCTCGCGCACATCGCGAGTGCCGAGCAGAAGGGCCGGTTCCTGGCACCGCTGGCGCAGGGCGACGTGCGGTCGGCGTTCGCGATGACCGAACCGTCGCCGGGAGCCGGCTCCGATCCGTCGGCACTGACCACCCGCGCGGAGAAGGTGCCCGGCGGCTGGAAGATCAACGGCCACAAATACTTCATCACCGGCGCCGACGGCGCGGGATTCTTCATCATCTTCGCCCGCACGTCCGGTGTTCCCGGCGACCGCGGCGGCGCCACGATGTTCCTCACGCCGGCCGACGCCGAGGGACTGACGGTGGGGCGTCACATCGACACCCTCGACCGCGCCATGATCGGCGGACATTGCGAGGTGTTCTTCGAGGACCTGTTCGTTCCCGACAGTGGGGTTCTCGGCGAGGTGGACCAGGGGTTCGCCTACGCCCAGGTTCGTCTCGGTCCCGCCCGGATGACCCACGTCATGCGCTGGCTCGGCGCCGCGCGCCGCGGTCACGACGTCGCCGTCGCGCACGTCGCGAAACGCGAGGGTTTCGGCGGAAAGCTGGGTGACCTCGGCATGGTCCAGAAGATGATCGCGGACAACGAGATCGACATCGCCGCCACCCGGGCGCTGTTGACGCGGGCGTGCTGGGAACTCGACCAGGGCGGGCACGCGAGCAATTCGACGTCCATCGCGAAGACCTACGCCGCGGAGGCGATCTTCCGGATCGTCGACAATGCGGTGCAGATGTGCGGCGGTCTCGGGGTGTCCGGAGATCTGCCCCTCGCCCGGCTGTCCCGTGAGGTCCGGCCGTTCCGGGTGTACGACGGCCCCTCGGAGGTGCACCGCTGGGCGATCGCCAAGCGTGTCGTCGGTGCCGCGAAGAAGGCCGCCCGGGAGGCGGGGGAATGA
- a CDS encoding TetR/AcrR family transcriptional regulator yields the protein MTVEGTQRGSSWREYTDQGLPKVLAAALEAFVEKGYDGASIREIASRAGLSVPGLYHHYPSKQALLVGLTNVVMRDLLDRSRAAVAEAGPTPGERFDAVIECLLRFHMYRREQAFVASRETRSMEPESRQAYIALRDEQQEMLDDIVRDGVAAGLFRTPFPEDASRAVVTMCVAVSTWYREDGPLSPDELVERYLAIARSTVGAAD from the coding sequence ATGACGGTAGAGGGCACCCAGCGCGGCAGTTCCTGGCGGGAGTACACCGACCAGGGGCTGCCGAAGGTTCTGGCCGCGGCGCTGGAGGCGTTCGTCGAGAAGGGGTACGACGGCGCGTCGATCCGTGAGATCGCGTCACGCGCGGGGCTCTCCGTCCCCGGTCTCTACCACCATTACCCGTCCAAGCAGGCCTTGCTGGTGGGTCTGACCAACGTGGTGATGCGTGATCTGCTCGATCGCAGTCGCGCCGCGGTCGCCGAGGCGGGGCCGACGCCGGGCGAGCGGTTCGACGCGGTCATCGAGTGCCTGCTGCGGTTCCACATGTACCGCCGCGAGCAGGCCTTCGTCGCGTCCCGCGAGACGCGGAGCATGGAGCCGGAGAGCAGGCAGGCGTACATCGCGCTGCGGGACGAGCAGCAGGAGATGCTGGACGACATCGTCCGCGACGGGGTAGCGGCCGGTCTGTTCCGGACGCCGTTCCCGGAGGACGCGAGCCGCGCTGTGGTCACGATGTGCGTCGCGGTGTCCACGTGGTACCGGGAGGACGGGCCGCTGTCGCCCGACGAACTGGTGGAGCGGTACCTGGCGATCGCGAGGAGCACCGTCGGCGCCGCCGACTGA
- a CDS encoding SRPBCC family protein, giving the protein MIHVRHSAIAAVPLHVAFAYIDDYRTVPDWMFGVSEFRPIGEFDQGLDSTFDAAIHIGPSTLRSRLEVTEWELDRVITLASLDGAANSSTWEFTAQGDDKTEISVDFAYKLPSGLTGKALGLIVEPFIETAVKNTEATLRHNLEELYAKRSDG; this is encoded by the coding sequence ATGATCCACGTCCGTCACTCCGCGATCGCCGCCGTACCCCTCCACGTCGCATTCGCCTACATCGACGACTACCGGACGGTCCCCGACTGGATGTTCGGCGTCTCGGAGTTCCGCCCGATCGGGGAATTCGACCAGGGGCTCGATTCCACCTTCGACGCGGCCATCCACATCGGACCGAGCACCCTGCGGTCGCGCCTCGAGGTCACCGAGTGGGAGCTGGACCGCGTCATCACCCTGGCCTCACTCGACGGCGCCGCCAACTCCTCCACGTGGGAATTCACCGCGCAGGGCGACGACAAGACCGAAATCAGCGTGGACTTCGCGTACAAGCTCCCCAGCGGTCTCACCGGCAAGGCCCTCGGACTCATCGTCGAACCGTTCATCGAAACGGCCGTCAAGAACACCGAGGCGACCCTGCGGCACAACCTCGAGGAGCTGTACGCGAAGCGCAGCGACGGCTAG
- a CDS encoding NADPH:quinone oxidoreductase family protein: MKAWRVHELGQPRDVLTFEDVPDLEPKPGELLVKVLSAAANFPDVLLCRGEYQIKPPLPFTPGVELCGEVVGLGEGVTEFSVGDRVIGMPSLPHGGFAELAVMSSATAFPAPEALDDAEASALSIGYQTGWFALHRRTQLQPGETLLVHAAAGGVGSAAVQLGKAAGAKVVGVVGGPEKAAYTRELGADLVIDRHSEDFVQAVKDFTGGRGADVVFDPVGGDSYTKSTKCIAFEGRIIVIGFASGTIPSPGLNHALIKNYSIIGLHWGLYNAYNPAAIRECHDELTRMTAAGEIKPMISERLGLTDVADGIARLGEGTTVGRLAFLPGR, translated from the coding sequence ATGAAGGCGTGGCGCGTACACGAACTGGGTCAGCCGCGGGACGTTTTGACGTTCGAGGACGTCCCCGACCTCGAACCGAAGCCCGGGGAGTTGCTGGTCAAGGTGCTCTCCGCGGCCGCCAACTTTCCGGATGTGCTGCTCTGCCGCGGTGAGTACCAGATCAAGCCGCCGCTTCCGTTCACTCCCGGTGTGGAGTTGTGCGGAGAGGTGGTGGGGCTGGGCGAGGGCGTCACCGAGTTCTCCGTGGGCGACCGCGTGATCGGTATGCCGAGCCTCCCGCACGGCGGGTTCGCCGAGTTGGCGGTCATGTCGTCGGCCACCGCGTTTCCCGCGCCGGAGGCCCTGGACGACGCGGAGGCGTCCGCGCTGTCGATCGGGTATCAGACGGGATGGTTTGCGCTGCACCGCAGGACGCAGCTCCAGCCCGGTGAGACCCTGCTCGTGCACGCGGCCGCCGGTGGTGTGGGCAGTGCGGCCGTCCAATTGGGCAAGGCGGCAGGCGCCAAGGTCGTCGGCGTCGTCGGCGGGCCCGAGAAGGCCGCCTACACACGGGAGCTCGGCGCCGATCTGGTGATCGACCGGCACAGTGAGGACTTCGTCCAGGCCGTCAAGGACTTCACCGGCGGCCGAGGCGCAGACGTCGTGTTCGATCCGGTGGGTGGCGACTCGTACACGAAGTCGACCAAGTGCATCGCGTTCGAGGGTCGCATCATCGTGATCGGATTCGCGAGTGGCACCATTCCGTCACCCGGGTTGAATCATGCTCTGATCAAGAACTACTCGATCATCGGGCTGCACTGGGGGCTGTACAACGCCTACAACCCCGCCGCGATCCGGGAGTGTCACGACGAGCTGACGAGGATGACGGCGGCCGGGGAGATCAAGCCGATGATCAGCGAGCGGCTCGGGCTCACCGACGTCGCGGACGGTATCGCCCGCCTCGGCGAGGGGACGACGGTGGGACGGCTGGCCTTCCTGCCCGGACGCTAG
- the fabG gene encoding 3-oxoacyl-ACP reductase FabG — protein sequence MSQERRTAIVTGSARGIGAAVAKRLADDGYAVAVLDLDEAACAATVDAIKSAGGEALAVGANVADEASVAAAVERVATELGAPTILINNAGITRDNLLFKMTVDDWDSVMNVHLRGAFLMSRAVQKYMVDAKFGRIVNLSSTSALGNRGQANYSAAKAGMQGFTKTLAFELGKFGVTANAIAPGFIETEMTAATAERVGVGFEDFKKAAASQIPVNRVGQPEDIAHTASFFVSEGAGFVSGQVVYVAGGPKD from the coding sequence GTGAGTCAGGAACGTAGAACCGCCATCGTCACCGGGTCGGCCAGGGGAATCGGCGCCGCCGTCGCGAAGCGGCTGGCCGACGACGGCTACGCGGTCGCCGTCCTAGACCTCGACGAGGCCGCCTGCGCGGCAACGGTGGACGCCATCAAGTCCGCCGGCGGCGAAGCGCTGGCGGTGGGTGCGAACGTGGCCGACGAGGCGTCCGTCGCCGCGGCGGTCGAGCGGGTCGCGACCGAACTGGGCGCCCCGACGATCCTGATCAACAACGCCGGGATCACCCGCGACAACCTGCTTTTCAAGATGACCGTCGACGACTGGGATTCGGTGATGAACGTGCACCTGCGCGGGGCGTTCCTGATGTCGCGGGCCGTGCAGAAGTACATGGTGGACGCCAAGTTCGGCCGCATCGTGAACCTGTCGAGCACGTCCGCGCTCGGCAACCGCGGGCAGGCCAACTATTCCGCGGCCAAGGCCGGGATGCAGGGCTTCACGAAGACCCTCGCGTTCGAACTCGGGAAGTTCGGCGTGACCGCGAACGCGATCGCGCCCGGATTCATCGAGACCGAGATGACCGCCGCCACCGCGGAGCGGGTGGGCGTCGGCTTCGAGGACTTCAAGAAGGCGGCGGCATCGCAGATCCCGGTGAACCGGGTCGGGCAGCCCGAGGACATCGCGCACACCGCATCGTTCTTCGTCAGCGAGGGTGCTGGATTCGTGTCGGGTCAGGTCGTCTACGTCGCCGGCGGACCGAAGGACTGA
- a CDS encoding SDR family oxidoreductase, whose amino-acid sequence MQVAQKVAIVTGGGGGIGSALAERLAAEGAQVVVTDLDAASARAVSDRINAMRPGASIARGGDASDDAQIASVIDAAEQAFGPVDLYFANAGVAAGDGLEPGDAVWDLAFDVNVRAHIRAAHRLIPGWIERGEGYFVSTASAAGLLTQIGSAPYSVTKHAAVGFAEWLSVTYGDKGVRVSCLCPMGVNTKLLTDDAALSATAARAVTTAGTVLEPSEVAECVLAAMEAEQFLILPHPEVLEMYRHKGADYDRWIRGMRRYQAALLAQPS is encoded by the coding sequence GTGCAGGTTGCTCAGAAGGTCGCCATCGTCACCGGTGGTGGGGGTGGAATCGGGAGTGCACTCGCGGAGCGCCTCGCCGCCGAAGGCGCCCAGGTCGTCGTCACCGATCTGGATGCCGCATCGGCCCGGGCAGTGTCGGACCGGATCAACGCGATGCGTCCAGGGGCCTCGATCGCCCGCGGTGGCGACGCGTCCGACGACGCGCAGATCGCGTCGGTCATCGACGCCGCGGAGCAGGCCTTCGGTCCCGTCGACCTCTACTTCGCCAATGCGGGTGTCGCGGCAGGAGATGGGCTCGAGCCCGGCGACGCCGTGTGGGACCTCGCTTTCGACGTGAACGTCCGAGCGCACATCCGGGCGGCACATCGCCTGATTCCCGGCTGGATCGAGCGTGGGGAGGGGTACTTCGTCAGCACGGCCTCGGCCGCAGGCCTGCTCACCCAGATCGGTTCCGCCCCCTACTCGGTGACGAAGCACGCCGCCGTCGGATTCGCCGAATGGCTGTCGGTCACATACGGCGACAAGGGGGTTCGCGTCAGCTGCCTGTGTCCCATGGGCGTGAACACCAAACTCCTCACCGACGACGCCGCCCTCTCGGCGACCGCGGCACGCGCCGTCACGACCGCGGGGACGGTACTCGAACCGTCCGAGGTGGCCGAATGCGTGCTCGCCGCAATGGAAGCCGAGCAGTTCCTGATCCTGCCGCACCCCGAGGTGCTGGAGATGTACCGGCACAAGGGCGCCGACTACGACCGGTGGATCCGGGGGATGCGCCGCTATCAGGCCGCGCTTCTCGCCCAGCCGTCCTGA
- a CDS encoding TetR/AcrR family transcriptional regulator produces the protein MTSRTVHEEWDDQPAPSMAATDLLREPPATARGARTRAALVAAARTVFERSGYLDARLTDITKEANCSTGSFYTYFDNKEQVFAAVLEVAQEDMMHPGMKRVQDTDDPYAVLEASNRAYLEAYRRNAKLMGLLEQVAHIDPAFADLRRQRADAFIARNARGIAELQARGIADTELDPMLASRALSGMVSRLAYNVFVANTNGDDGTPVDFDDVVFTTTRIWANGLRFPERS, from the coding sequence ATGACCTCGCGCACCGTCCATGAAGAGTGGGACGATCAGCCCGCCCCGTCGATGGCGGCAACCGACCTGCTGCGGGAGCCGCCGGCGACCGCTCGCGGTGCACGCACGCGCGCGGCTTTGGTGGCGGCGGCGCGGACGGTGTTCGAGCGGTCCGGGTACCTCGATGCCCGGCTCACCGACATCACGAAGGAAGCGAACTGCTCGACGGGGTCGTTCTACACCTACTTCGACAACAAGGAGCAGGTGTTCGCGGCCGTGCTCGAGGTGGCGCAGGAAGACATGATGCACCCGGGCATGAAGCGGGTGCAGGACACCGACGACCCGTACGCGGTTCTGGAGGCGAGCAACCGCGCCTACCTGGAGGCGTACCGGCGCAACGCCAAGCTGATGGGCCTGCTCGAGCAGGTGGCGCACATCGACCCGGCGTTCGCGGATCTGCGTCGGCAGCGGGCCGACGCGTTCATCGCGCGCAATGCGCGGGGCATCGCGGAGCTGCAGGCGCGGGGCATCGCCGACACGGAGCTGGACCCGATGCTGGCGTCGCGGGCGTTGTCGGGGATGGTCAGCCGGCTGGCGTACAACGTGTTCGTGGCCAACACGAACGGCGACGACGGCACGCCCGTCGACTTCGACGACGTCGTGTTCACTACGACGCGTATCTGGGCGAACGGGCTGCGGTTCCCCGAGCGGAGCTGA
- a CDS encoding SDR family NAD(P)-dependent oxidoreductase, giving the protein MSVLDKFSLTDRVVVVTGASSGLGVAFAQAAAEAGADVVLAARRTDRLEKTAELVRAAGRQALCVATDIADPAQAQNMIDETMAKFGRVDVLVNNAGVGTAVPATRETPEQFRQVVDINLHGSYWAAQAAGKVMKPGSAIVNIASVLGLTTAGLPQAAYAASKAGVIGLTRDLAQQWGARKGIRVNAIAPGFFATEMTDQYQDGYLDSMKSRLVLGRLGDPEELAATVIWLASDAAAYVTGQTIAVDGGITIT; this is encoded by the coding sequence ATGTCCGTTCTCGACAAGTTCAGCTTGACCGATCGGGTGGTCGTCGTGACCGGTGCGTCGTCGGGTCTCGGGGTTGCGTTCGCGCAGGCCGCGGCAGAAGCCGGTGCCGACGTGGTGCTGGCCGCGCGTCGAACCGACCGTCTCGAGAAGACCGCGGAACTGGTGCGGGCCGCGGGGCGTCAGGCGCTGTGCGTCGCGACGGACATCGCCGACCCGGCTCAGGCGCAGAACATGATCGACGAGACCATGGCGAAGTTCGGCCGGGTGGACGTGCTGGTCAACAACGCCGGCGTCGGTACGGCCGTTCCCGCGACGAGGGAGACGCCGGAGCAGTTCCGGCAGGTCGTCGACATCAACCTGCACGGTTCGTACTGGGCTGCGCAGGCGGCGGGCAAGGTCATGAAGCCGGGCAGCGCGATCGTGAACATCGCGAGCGTGCTGGGCCTCACGACCGCGGGACTTCCGCAGGCTGCGTATGCCGCGAGCAAGGCCGGGGTGATCGGCTTGACCCGCGACCTGGCGCAGCAGTGGGGTGCCCGCAAGGGCATCCGGGTGAATGCGATCGCTCCCGGATTCTTCGCGACGGAGATGACGGACCAGTATCAGGACGGGTACCTCGACTCGATGAAGTCACGTCTCGTTCTCGGCCGCCTCGGTGATCCGGAGGAACTGGCGGCGACCGTGATCTGGCTCGCGTCGGACGCCGCCGCATACGTCACGGGGCAGACGATCGCGGTGGACGGCGGCATCACCATCACCTGA